In a single window of the Acyrthosiphon pisum isolate AL4f chromosome X, pea_aphid_22Mar2018_4r6ur, whole genome shotgun sequence genome:
- the LOC107884560 gene encoding putative uncharacterized protein DDB_G0282133 has product MDGVQRNFSMMAEKIDRMRCLRERCDNYVRLIKLTLDETIKEQNSLLDGSAIHNRLKYLGVMDKPKSLSNAFNTDKYHKNIDFNNKYKYLVFDDDLVFRQHKKKSNLSTNDMYLSNGYSSYNTNYKPRVHDFSTVYDDQNNTYYMPINSKKYGKTVNFRTPDTQEYQVYYFPTSKPIAQYPRQTTERFYRRKPIKQYPKEEVPYWPTRYPKPVRVIEREPSYSMIDYGYRSTNDYRIGKSNIQPYTPEHRSRYYPTNDNNIYHGHDDSDYYYEPHLGQRSFSSITRPCSPVYHRDILCDRTQIENSSSLLEKKIRDYVWNPHKERIEKYTIPSYEKSTYYTDFKPLNIKHQRDETFRTRSPLGLDYRARNRKNEVTKESAYKKNSILTTSPERRSADDEYIQPHKDNNHYSESTIYKKKTETPSNFSKRISFDLGNEHIDLPNHTNSIEEDTNENYNTKDHKLVLGRKESNAKLDDKRRTSLSTKDDYSVSISKQKISPSHTNVSSRKQSLSKQEKLASIGDSFESDKYINLKNNFQGNDSSLSEKNVHSYNNDRIKYDNNNDIQIYPKTQDDKNNVMLKDISNENTYRDLRRDSNENTKKKFIEATEKTNFGFQDHIENTININDKSNITKRRESYKGEQKLKKENTHGSTTSSNGMDNKLENEYNNKNGTNVSSKSRISSPIVDHSNGNSNVNEYETDYQQQFNNKNDSVEKQNSSETIQPYNAVNDSTNEIDITNTVTQVSSDFKTIPKDQEPLHDISNNDLTNNTNYYQDHPDDDDTKEPPTHEYETQPEHVANDEHFYTDELVDGNKEVVINNNIEPIQQDEFDDKNNVHDGYYYQNPADDKKENLTENQYENPDSQVKDVEKQQADDDYYYQNYSNVDQQEQPENQYSKPAVEGEYTDEHVEHDDYYYQNHARDEIKEQQGDQQYVDPNYQENYVDQPPAHDDYYYQNYSNGDPKTQPENQYTTESDHQGEYVAEQNMVHDDYYYQNHPKEGKNENQVDQHYQEHQGNYANGEQDNYYYEDNSNVNTERHPEDQYDENAQQETYTGDQHTNDGYYYQEGNTNYDKTVPKEQYDGYVDNNQDANAAYYTDPNVENYDQQQHDYENDSYPTQKSEYIEPYEQNSNNENNGYSENIDESQPTSQIANEQN; this is encoded by the exons ATGGATGGAGTTCAGAGAAATTTCAGTATGATGGCCGAGAAAATCGATAGAATGCGATGTTTAAgg gagCGATGCGACAATTATGTCAGACTAATAAAACTAACACTTGACGAAACGATAAAAGAACAAAATTCGCTTTTGGATGGATCAGCTATTCATAATAGACTAAAATATCTAGGTGTAATGGATAAACCTAAATCATTATCAAACGCATTCAATACTGATAAATATCATAagaatatagattttaataacaaatacaagtatttagtGTTTGATGATGATTTGGTTTTtagacaacataaaaaaaaatcaaacttaagTACAAACGATATGTATTTATCAAATGGTTATAGCAGCTACAATACTAACTATAAACCACGAGTTCATGACTTTTCAACGGTATATGATGATCagaataacacatattatatgccaatcaattctaaaaaatatggaaaaaccGTGAACTTTCGAACACCGGATACTCAAGAATACCAAGTATATTATTTCCCTACATCAAAACCTATAGCTCAATATCCTCGACAAACTACTGAGAGATTTTACAGACGAAAACCTATTAAGCAATACCCAAAAGAAGAAGTTCCTTATTGGCCAACACGGTATCCAAAGCCAGTGAGAGTTATCGAACGAGAGCCATCTTATTCAATGATCGATTACGGTTACCGAAGTACAAATGATTATCGCATTGGTAAATCAAATATTCAGCCATATACACCTGAACATCGTTCAAGATATTATCCaacaaatgacaataatatttatcacgGTCATGATgatagtgattattattatgaacctcATTTGGGGCAGCGATCGTTTTCTAGTATAACAAGACCATGTTCACCCGTATATCATCGAGATATTTTGTGTGATAGAACTCAAATAGAAAATTCCAGCAgtttactagaaaaaaaaatccgagATTATGTATGGAACCCACACAAAGAACGTATTGAAAAGTATACGATTCCAAGTTATGAAAAATCCACCTATTATACCGATTTCAAaccattaaacattaaacaccaGCGAGATGAAACATTCAGAACACGTTCACCATTAGGACTAGATTACCGGGCACGCAATAGAAAAAACGAAGTAACCAAAGAAAgtgcgtataaaaaaaactcaatactTACGACGTCACCAGAAAGAAGATCTGCAGATGACGAATATATTCAACCGCACAAAgacaataatcattattctgaatctacaatatataaaaaaaaaactgaaacacCTTCGAATTTTTCCAAGCGAATTAGTTTTGATCTCGGTAATGAACATATTGATCTACCTAATCATACAAATTCAATTGAAGAAGAtactaatgaaaattataacacGAAAGACCATAAATTAGTTTTGGGAAGAAAAGAATCAAATGCGAAACTCGATGATAAGCGTCGAACATCGTTGTCGACAAAAGATGATTACTCAGTTTCTATAAGCAAACAAAAGATTTCACCAAGTCATACAAATGTAAGCTCAAGAAAACAATCTTTAAGTAAACAAGAAAAGTTAGCTTCAATTGGAGATTCTTTTGAatctgataaatatataaatttgaaaaataattttcaaggaAATGATTCTAGTTTGTCAGAAAAAAACGTACATTCTTACAATAATGATAGAAtaaagtatgataataataatgatattcagATTTATCCGAAGACACAAGatgataaaaacaatgttatgcTTAAAGATATATCAAATGAAAATACATACCGTGATCTCAGACGTGATAGCAatgaaaataccaaaaaaaaatttatcgaagcaacagaaaaaacaaattttggtttTCAAGATCACATAGAAAAtaccataaatataaatgataaatcaaatATCACTAAACGCAGAGAAAGTTACAAGGGCGAACAGAAgttgaaaaaagaaaatactcATGGTAGTACAACAAGTTCGAATGGAATGGATAATAAATTAGAgaatgaatataataacaaaaatggtaCAAATGTATCGTCTAAAAGTAGAATTAGCTCACCCATAGTTGATCATAGTAATGGCAACAGTAATGTGAACGAATATGAAACTGATTatcaacaacaatttaataataaaaatgatagtgTGGAAAAACAAAACAGTTCTGAAACTATTCAACCATATAATGCTGTTAATGATTCAACCAATGAAATAGATATTACTAATACCGTAACACAAGTAAGTTCTGATTTCAAAACAATTCCAAAAGACCAAGAACCATTGCATGATATTTCGAATAATGACCTTACGAATAATACAAACTATTATCAAGATCACCCTGATGACGACGACACAAAGGAACCCCCAACTCATGAGTATGAGACACAACCGGAACATGTTGCTAACGACGAACACTTTTATACAGACGAGCTCGTTGACGGTAACAAAGAAGTCGTAATAAACAACAACATTGAACCCATTCAACAAGACGAATTTGATGACAAAAACAATGTACACGATgggtattattatcaaaacccTGCGGATgacaaaaaagaaaatctaACAGAAAACCAATACGAGAATCCCGATTCTCAAGTAAAAGATGTCGAAAAACAACAAGCTGATGATGATTATTACTATCAAAACTATTCTAATGTTGACCAACAAGAACAACCAGAAAATCAATATTCCAAACCGGCTGTAGAAGGAGAATATACAGATGAGCACGTTGAGCACGACGATTATTACTATCAAAATCATGCTAGAGATGAAATAAAAGAGCAACAAGGAGATCAACAGTATGTTGACCCTAACTATCAGGAAAATTACGTTGATCAACCACCGGCTCACGATGactattattatcaaaactatTCAAATGGTGACCCCAAAACACAACCAGAAAATCAATACACCACCGAATCTGATCACCAAGGAGAGTACGTAGCTGAGCAAAATATGGTCCATGAcgattattattaccaaaatcATCCAAAGGAAggtaaaaatgaaaatcaaGTTGATCAACACTATCAAGAGCATCAAGGAAATTATGCCAATGGAGAgcaagacaattattattacgaggATAATTCTAATGTTAACACAGAAAGGCATCCTGAAGACCAATATGACGAAAATGCTCAACAGGAAACATACACAGGTGATCAGCACACAAATGACGGTTACTATTATCAAGAAGGCAACACAAATTACGACAAGACTGTCCCAAAAGAACAATATGATGGTTATGTTGATAACAATCAGGACGCAAATGCAGCTTACTATACAGACCCAAATGTCGAAAATTATGACCAACAACAACATGATTATGAAAACGATAGTTACCCAACACAAAAATCAGAATATATAGAACCATATGAACAAAATtctaacaatgaaaataatggtTATTCCGAAAACATCGATGAAAGTCAACCAACGAGTCAAATTGCCAacgaacaaaattaa